A single genomic interval of Staphylococcus hyicus harbors:
- a CDS encoding gas vesicle protein, with product MPSTKETIENKEVGLIDVLDVILDKGVVIRGDLIISIANIDLVYLDLRVLISSVEKLIQTQETERRDLTSEDFERQRRELLDATDESSEPKRTHQLQSGRS from the coding sequence ATGCCATCTACGAAAGAAACGATAGAAAACAAAGAAGTCGGTCTCATTGATGTTTTGGATGTCATTTTAGATAAAGGTGTCGTTATCCGCGGAGATTTAATCATTTCAATAGCTAATATTGATTTAGTTTACTTGGATTTACGTGTACTCATCTCTTCTGTTGAAAAACTAATTCAAACTCAAGAAACAGAACGTCGAGATTTAACATCAGAAGATTTTGAAAGACAAAGGAGGGAATTGCTCGATGCCACAGATGAATCAAGTGAACCAAAACGGACGCATCAACTTCAATCAGGACGAAGCTGA
- the hutH gene encoding histidine ammonia-lyase, which yields MTLQLTGEQLTIQAIRDFLAQNDKVEVTYDAVQRVKQSRTTVERIIQNKETIYGITTGFGLFSDVLIDQQKYNQLQVNLIRSHACGIGSPFADNVSLVMMILRLNTLLKGHSGVTMDLVEQLTFFINQRIIPVIPQQGSLGASGDLAPLSHLALALIGEGRVSYKGDILDSADVLKILNRKPLILQAKEGLALINGTQAMTAQGVITFIEAESLGYESEWIAALTHQALNGITDAYNEKVHIVRNFEEQTAVARRMSDWLEGSRLTTRQGEIRVQDPYTLRCIPQIHGASFQVFNYVKEKLEFEMNAANDNPLIFDEGDETLVISGGNFHGQPVAFALDFLKIGLSELANVAERRLERLVNPQLNGGLPAFLSPEPGLQSGAMIMQYAAASLVSENKTLAHPASVDSIPSSANQEDHVSMGTIASRHGYQILENVRRVIAIEAIIALQAVELKGIEGLSPKTREKYDHYRTYIPSITEDRQFHKDINVMAQALKDVAYHA from the coding sequence ATGACATTACAATTAACAGGGGAACAGTTAACGATTCAAGCTATACGAGACTTTTTAGCCCAAAATGACAAAGTAGAAGTGACATATGACGCAGTACAACGTGTGAAACAAAGCCGTACTACGGTCGAACGAATTATTCAAAATAAAGAAACAATCTATGGCATTACGACAGGATTTGGATTATTCAGTGATGTGTTAATTGATCAACAAAAATATAATCAACTCCAAGTGAATCTAATTCGTTCTCATGCATGTGGAATCGGATCACCATTTGCGGATAACGTTTCTTTAGTAATGATGATTTTACGTTTAAACACGTTACTGAAAGGGCATTCAGGGGTGACAATGGATCTTGTCGAACAGCTAACTTTTTTTATAAATCAACGTATTATCCCAGTCATTCCACAACAAGGTTCATTAGGTGCTTCGGGTGATTTAGCACCGTTATCACATTTGGCACTCGCGTTAATTGGAGAAGGTCGCGTGTCTTACAAAGGGGATATTTTAGACAGCGCGGACGTCTTAAAAATACTTAACCGAAAACCTTTAATACTTCAAGCCAAAGAAGGTCTTGCGTTAATCAATGGAACACAAGCGATGACTGCTCAAGGTGTCATTACATTTATTGAAGCGGAATCTTTAGGATATGAATCAGAATGGATTGCCGCATTAACACATCAAGCGTTAAATGGAATTACCGATGCTTATAATGAAAAAGTTCATATTGTGCGTAATTTTGAAGAACAAACTGCTGTAGCAAGACGGATGTCAGACTGGTTGGAAGGGTCTAGACTCACGACACGTCAAGGAGAGATTCGCGTTCAAGATCCTTATACATTGCGTTGTATTCCTCAAATTCACGGTGCAAGTTTTCAAGTGTTTAACTACGTAAAAGAAAAGTTAGAATTTGAAATGAACGCAGCAAATGACAACCCGCTTATCTTTGATGAGGGAGACGAAACGTTAGTCATTTCTGGAGGGAATTTCCACGGTCAACCGGTAGCATTTGCGTTAGACTTTTTAAAAATTGGTTTAAGCGAACTGGCCAATGTTGCTGAGCGACGTCTAGAACGTCTAGTCAATCCACAGCTGAATGGGGGACTACCAGCCTTTTTAAGCCCGGAACCCGGACTACAAAGTGGTGCGATGATTATGCAATATGCGGCTGCAAGTTTAGTATCGGAAAATAAAACGTTGGCACATCCAGCCAGTGTCGATTCTATTCCGTCATCAGCAAACCAAGAAGATCACGTGTCAATGGGCACGATTGCTTCACGTCATGGGTATCAAATTTTAGAAAATGTGCGGCGTGTAATTGCGATAGAGGCGATCATTGCATTACAAGCGGTCGAATTAAAAGGAATCGAAGGGTTATCTCCTAAAACACGTGAAAAATATGATCATTACCGAACTTACATCCCTTCTATTACAGAAGACCGTCAATTTCACAAAGATATCAACGTAATGGCACAAGCATTAAAAGACGTTGCATATCATGCTTAA
- the gyrA gene encoding DNA gyrase subunit A, whose protein sequence is MAEIPESRINERNISNEMRESFLDYAMSVIVSRALPDVRDGLKPVHRRILYGLNEQGMTPDKPYKKSARIVGDVMGKYHPHGDSSIYEAMVRMAQDFSYRYPLVDGQGNFGSMDGDGAAAMRYTEARMTKLALELLRDINKDTIDFIDNYDGNEREPSVLPSRFPNLLVNGASGIAVGMATNIPPHNMTEVINGVLSLSRNPDISINELMEDITGPDFPTAGLILGKSGIRRAYETGRGSIIMRAKAEIESRGGGRERIVVTEIPFQVNKARMIEKIAELVRDKKIDGITDLRDETSLRTGVRVVIDVRKDANANVILNNLYKLTPLQTSFGVNMIALVKGRPQLINLKQALYHYLEHQKEVVRRRTEYNLRKAKDRAHILEGLRIALDHIDEIITIIRESDTDKIAMESLQSRFNLSERQAQAILDMRLRRLTGLERDKIEQEYNDLVAYIAELEAILADEEKLLDLVREELIEIRDKFGDERRTEIQLGGVDNLEDEDLIPEEQIVITLSHKNYIKRLPASTYRSQHRGGRGVQGMNTLEDDFVSQLVTTSTHDHILFFTNKGRVYKLKGYEVPELSRQSKGIPIVNAIELDSDEKISTMIAVKDLDSEENFLVFATKKGLIKRSALSNFNRINKNGKIAINFRDDDELVAVRLTDGQKHILIGTSDASLIRFKESDVRAMSRIASGVRGIRLREEDEVVGLGVADEDSEDEVLVVTEKGYGKRTSVSEYRVSNRGGMGVKTAKLTERNGQLISIGTVSGDEDIMVVTNHGVIIRMEVQDISKNGRMAQGVRLIKMAEDQFVSTVAKVKREPEDIVDVEENINKDGMETQTEHVIDDQPTEDTIHTEVTETEDHQVVNTNEREDLRQDFMERVNEDIATADQDEDDHE, encoded by the coding sequence GCGATGAGTGTCATTGTGTCTCGTGCCTTACCAGATGTCAGAGATGGCTTGAAGCCAGTACATCGTCGTATCTTATATGGCCTCAATGAACAAGGTATGACACCAGATAAACCTTATAAAAAGTCTGCACGTATCGTTGGTGACGTAATGGGTAAATATCACCCACACGGTGACTCTTCTATTTACGAAGCAATGGTACGTATGGCACAGGATTTCAGCTATCGTTATCCACTCGTAGACGGTCAAGGAAACTTTGGTTCAATGGACGGCGACGGTGCAGCAGCGATGCGTTATACCGAAGCACGTATGACAAAGTTAGCACTTGAATTATTGAGAGATATTAATAAAGACACCATTGATTTTATCGATAACTACGATGGCAATGAACGTGAACCAAGTGTGTTACCTTCACGTTTTCCAAACCTTTTAGTCAACGGTGCCTCTGGTATTGCGGTAGGTATGGCGACAAATATTCCACCGCATAATATGACAGAAGTGATTAACGGTGTATTAAGTCTAAGTCGTAATCCTGATATTTCTATTAATGAATTAATGGAAGATATTACGGGGCCAGACTTCCCTACTGCTGGTTTGATTTTAGGTAAAAGTGGCATAAGACGTGCGTATGAAACGGGTAGAGGCTCAATTATTATGCGCGCCAAAGCTGAAATCGAATCACGTGGTGGTGGACGTGAACGTATCGTTGTCACAGAAATTCCATTCCAAGTGAATAAAGCACGTATGATCGAAAAAATAGCAGAGCTTGTGCGTGATAAGAAAATTGACGGCATTACGGATTTACGTGATGAAACAAGTCTACGTACAGGTGTGCGGGTAGTCATCGATGTTCGTAAAGACGCCAATGCAAACGTAATTTTAAATAATTTATACAAATTAACGCCACTCCAAACGTCATTTGGAGTGAACATGATTGCGCTCGTCAAAGGACGTCCGCAACTCATTAACTTGAAACAAGCGTTATACCATTATTTAGAACATCAAAAAGAAGTCGTGCGTCGTCGTACGGAATATAACTTACGTAAAGCGAAAGACCGCGCGCATATTTTAGAAGGTTTACGTATTGCGCTTGATCATATCGATGAAATTATTACAATAATTCGTGAGTCTGATACAGATAAAATTGCGATGGAAAGTTTACAATCACGTTTTAACCTTTCAGAACGTCAAGCACAAGCGATTTTAGACATGCGTTTAAGACGTCTGACTGGCTTAGAGCGCGATAAAATTGAACAAGAGTACAATGATCTTGTTGCATACATTGCAGAGTTAGAAGCCATTTTAGCGGATGAAGAAAAGTTATTGGATTTAGTACGCGAAGAGCTCATCGAAATTAGAGACAAATTTGGAGATGAACGCCGTACTGAGATTCAACTTGGTGGCGTGGATAATCTAGAAGATGAAGATTTAATTCCTGAAGAACAAATTGTCATTACATTAAGTCATAAAAATTATATTAAACGTTTACCTGCATCAACGTATCGTTCACAACATCGTGGTGGACGTGGTGTTCAAGGTATGAATACGTTAGAAGACGATTTTGTTAGTCAACTTGTGACAACAAGTACGCATGACCATATTCTATTCTTTACGAATAAAGGTCGCGTTTACAAATTGAAAGGTTATGAAGTGCCGGAACTCTCACGTCAGTCTAAAGGGATTCCAATCGTCAATGCCATTGAACTTGATAGCGACGAAAAAATCAGTACGATGATAGCGGTGAAAGATTTAGACTCTGAAGAGAACTTCCTCGTATTTGCGACGAAGAAAGGTTTAATCAAACGTTCAGCACTTAGTAACTTTAACCGTATTAATAAAAATGGTAAAATCGCAATCAATTTCCGCGATGATGATGAATTAGTAGCTGTTCGTTTAACAGATGGTCAGAAACATATTCTCATAGGTACGTCAGATGCATCCCTTATCCGCTTTAAAGAGAGTGATGTACGTGCAATGAGTCGTATTGCTTCAGGTGTACGAGGCATTAGACTTCGAGAAGAGGATGAAGTTGTGGGTCTCGGTGTAGCAGATGAAGATAGTGAAGATGAAGTACTTGTTGTGACGGAAAAAGGTTACGGCAAACGAACATCAGTGAGTGAGTATCGCGTGTCAAATCGTGGCGGTATGGGTGTTAAAACAGCAAAACTTACTGAGCGTAATGGCCAACTGATTAGTATTGGTACAGTATCAGGTGATGAAGATATTATGGTTGTTACAAACCACGGTGTCATTATTCGTATGGAAGTTCAAGATATTTCTAAAAATGGTCGTATGGCACAAGGGGTACGCTTAATTAAAATGGCAGAAGATCAATTTGTATCAACAGTTGCAAAAGTTAAGCGTGAACCTGAAGATATTGTAGATGTTGAGGAAAATATCAATAAAGATGGTATGGAAACTCAAACTGAGCATGTCATTGATGACCAACCTACCGAAGACACCATTCATACTGAAGTCACTGAGACGGAAGACCATCAGGTTGTAAATACCAATGAACGTGAAGACTTAAGACAAGACTTCATGGAGCGTGTAAATGAAGATATCGCAACAGCTGATCAAGACGAAGATGATCATGAATAA
- the gvpU gene encoding gas vesicle accessory protein GvpU has protein sequence MSEATNKDGILESFVEATNENGFALDISLLVNGSIVSGTLVSAEDYYKSLSESFKDGNDVAKEFSEQFSDASESAKSSKGGANFIHLKDARVYLNGSHPIPSVGSTLWRGRLTEVDSFFLGKITEAK, from the coding sequence ATGAGTGAAGCGACGAATAAAGACGGTATTTTAGAATCTTTTGTAGAGGCTACGAATGAAAATGGTTTTGCATTAGATATTTCTTTACTTGTTAATGGATCAATTGTTTCAGGGACGTTAGTTTCTGCTGAGGATTACTACAAATCTTTAAGTGAATCGTTTAAAGATGGCAATGATGTTGCTAAAGAATTTAGTGAACAATTTTCAGATGCGAGTGAATCTGCGAAATCAAGCAAAGGTGGCGCGAACTTTATTCATCTCAAAGATGCACGCGTTTATTTAAATGGTAGTCACCCAATTCCATCTGTAGGTTCGACATTATGGAGAGGGCGTTTAACTGAAGTGGATAGTTTCTTCTTAGGTAAAATTACAGAAGCAAAATAA
- the gvpQ gene encoding gas vesicle protein GvpQ, with translation MAFKLARNATKATKKTLEFLPDEVEDEAKDKLKDKAHEMVEQKIQDSVQSQADTAAEKLQKVKKKNQEVVPEKANEAKEKVQDALLTTREKLKDFKEAGEKFQENIASSQGKSSKSKRKVKGVQDIKSVRNIKGVSNLKSYDDIKHASDIKNIEDNQSLYTN, from the coding sequence ATGGCTTTTAAACTCGCGAGAAATGCGACAAAAGCGACAAAGAAAACATTGGAATTTTTACCAGATGAGGTTGAAGACGAAGCAAAAGATAAACTGAAAGACAAAGCACATGAAATGGTTGAGCAAAAAATTCAAGATAGTGTTCAATCACAAGCAGATACTGCGGCAGAAAAATTACAAAAAGTGAAAAAGAAAAATCAAGAAGTCGTTCCTGAAAAAGCTAACGAAGCAAAAGAAAAAGTTCAGGATGCTTTACTTACTACTAGAGAAAAGTTAAAAGACTTCAAAGAAGCGGGAGAAAAGTTTCAAGAAAACATTGCTTCTAGCCAAGGCAAATCTTCAAAATCCAAACGAAAAGTTAAAGGTGTGCAAGATATTAAAAGCGTTCGCAATATTAAAGGCGTTTCAAATCTGAAAAGTTACGACGACATCAAGCATGCGTCCGACATCAAGAATATTGAAGATAATCAATCGTTATATACAAACTAA
- a CDS encoding GvpL/GvpF family gas vesicle protein — translation MENLTYLYALVPASEIDKEPLPSITGFDGEHELFTSKVNDDIVAIVTSLDGDAYSESIIEDKVDNDMEWLQEKAFHHHETISTLNQHYTLIPLKFCTIYKSEDNLRETIDEVKDKVTETFAYLQGKEEWTIKVYCDDNKLREKLSVNNEKVEAKRQEISNLPKGRRFFEEKKIDKLIDTELENEKDRMSESLHNQVKSYAIEQKVKKNWSKDVTGLKEDMILNSVYLLSKDHVEQFKTDIAEWEKNNNGEELRIDANGPWPAYHFSVFY, via the coding sequence ATGGAAAACTTAACTTATTTATACGCATTAGTACCTGCATCAGAAATTGATAAAGAACCATTACCGTCAATTACCGGTTTTGATGGTGAACATGAATTATTCACCTCAAAAGTAAATGATGACATTGTGGCAATTGTAACGTCATTAGATGGTGATGCGTATTCCGAATCTATTATTGAAGACAAAGTGGATAATGACATGGAATGGCTTCAAGAAAAAGCATTCCATCACCATGAAACTATTTCTACATTAAATCAACATTACACGTTAATTCCACTTAAATTCTGTACGATTTACAAAAGTGAAGATAATTTAAGAGAAACGATTGATGAAGTGAAAGATAAAGTAACAGAAACGTTTGCATATCTTCAAGGTAAAGAGGAATGGACAATTAAAGTTTATTGCGATGATAACAAATTACGTGAAAAATTGAGCGTTAATAACGAAAAAGTTGAAGCAAAACGTCAAGAAATCAGTAATTTACCAAAAGGTCGCCGTTTCTTTGAAGAAAAGAAAATAGACAAACTAATTGATACAGAACTTGAAAACGAAAAAGATCGTATGAGCGAATCACTTCACAATCAAGTCAAATCCTATGCTATTGAACAAAAAGTAAAAAAGAATTGGAGTAAAGATGTCACTGGATTAAAAGAAGATATGATTTTAAATAGTGTCTATCTCCTTTCGAAAGATCACGTCGAACAGTTCAAAACTGATATTGCAGAATGGGAGAAAAATAATAACGGTGAAGAACTGAGAATTGATGCGAATGGGCCTTGGCCAGCTTATCACTTTTCTGTTTTTTACTAG
- a CDS encoding gas vesicle protein GvpG gives MLAYGSIKMLTSIARKVKEEADKELYDLPTIEKKLIHLQMMAELGEIPEDVYKEQEEVLLARYEIAKQREIDKWEALIDEKEER, from the coding sequence ATGTTAGCATATGGGTCAATTAAAATGTTGACTTCTATAGCACGCAAGGTTAAAGAGGAAGCCGATAAAGAACTTTATGATTTACCTACCATTGAGAAGAAATTAATTCATTTACAAATGATGGCTGAACTAGGTGAAATTCCAGAGGATGTTTATAAAGAACAAGAAGAAGTGTTATTAGCACGATATGAAATCGCAAAACAACGAGAAATCGATAAATGGGAAGCATTAATCGATGAGAAAGAAGAGAGATAA
- a CDS encoding gas vesicle protein K, producing MPQMNQVNQNGRINFNQDEAEDGLAQLVLTVIELLREIVERHAIRRVESGTLTDEQIEELGIALMDLEEKMDELKDHFGFDDEDLNIDLGPLGRLM from the coding sequence ATGCCACAGATGAATCAAGTGAACCAAAACGGACGCATCAACTTCAATCAGGACGAAGCTGAAGATGGATTAGCACAACTTGTATTAACTGTTATCGAATTGTTACGTGAAATTGTTGAACGTCATGCCATTCGTCGCGTTGAAAGTGGAACTTTAACGGATGAACAAATTGAAGAATTAGGCATAGCATTGATGGACTTAGAGGAGAAAATGGACGAGCTTAAAGATCACTTCGGCTTTGACGATGAAGATTTAAATATTGACCTCGGACCATTAGGCAGATTGATGTAA
- the gvpJ gene encoding gas vesicle protein GvpJ → MSSVQRSADTASLAEVIDRILDKGIVIDAYVRVSVVGIEILTIEARIVIASVDTWLRYAEAVGLLRDEVEEEGLPGQSQEQLASENQSRERIESDSQSKEADKEEAKQKEGSFGV, encoded by the coding sequence ATGAGTAGTGTACAAAGAAGTGCTGACACAGCAAGTTTAGCGGAAGTTATCGATCGTATTTTAGATAAAGGTATTGTTATTGATGCGTATGTAAGAGTATCAGTTGTAGGTATTGAAATCTTAACAATTGAAGCAAGAATTGTTATCGCAAGTGTAGACACATGGTTACGTTATGCTGAAGCTGTTGGTTTACTGAGAGATGAAGTTGAAGAGGAAGGCTTACCTGGTCAGTCTCAAGAACAATTAGCAAGTGAAAATCAATCAAGAGAACGCATCGAGTCAGATAGTCAATCTAAAGAAGCCGACAAAGAGGAAGCGAAACAAAAAGAAGGTTCATTTGGCGTTTAA
- a CDS encoding gas vesicle protein GvpO: MKELLENIKSFFNEHVAPPYKITSVERREDSDSDEGGKSGWRATVEVIEEKEYMKRYAKDQMIGTYTVLLDDDKEVTSFKREGIRYRSKVDQ; this comes from the coding sequence ATGAAGGAATTACTTGAAAACATTAAATCATTTTTTAACGAGCATGTCGCACCACCCTATAAAATAACGTCTGTTGAGCGTCGTGAAGATAGTGACTCAGATGAAGGAGGTAAGTCTGGATGGAGAGCGACGGTAGAAGTGATTGAAGAAAAAGAATATATGAAACGCTACGCTAAAGACCAAATGATTGGTACGTACACAGTGCTTTTAGATGATGATAAAGAAGTGACTTCTTTTAAACGTGAAGGCATCCGTTATCGCAGTAAGGTTGATCAATAA
- the serS gene encoding serine--tRNA ligase: MLDIKLFRTSPEYVKEKIALRGDDTSVVDDILNLDTKRRELIQKTEELKSERNKASEAIAQKKRNKENADEAIKAQREVGEKIKAIDTELKEVDEALNDTLSRIPNLIHDDVPQGADDTENVEQKKWGTPRTFEFEPKAHWDLLESLKMADFERAAKIARARFVFLTGEGAKLERALMNYMLTKHTTQHGYREMIAPQLVNPKAMYGTGQLPKFEEDLFKVEKEGLYTIPTAEVPLTNYYRDEIIQPGVLPEKFTGQTACFRSEAGSAGRDTRGLIRLHQFNKVEMVRIEKPEDSWNALEEMTGHAEAILEELGLPYRRVILCTGDIGFGSSKTYDLEVWLPSYNDYKEISSCSNCVDFQARRANIRFKRDKDAKPEYAHTLNGSGLAVGRTFAAIIENYQNEDGSITVPEALVPFMGGQTVIEAL; the protein is encoded by the coding sequence ATGTTAGACATTAAACTATTTAGAACAAGCCCTGAGTACGTAAAAGAAAAAATTGCGTTACGTGGTGACGACACATCTGTAGTCGATGATATTTTAAATCTTGATACAAAACGCCGTGAGTTAATTCAAAAAACAGAAGAGCTTAAATCAGAACGAAACAAAGCGTCTGAAGCGATTGCACAAAAGAAACGTAATAAAGAAAATGCGGATGAAGCGATTAAAGCACAACGTGAAGTTGGCGAAAAGATTAAAGCGATTGATACTGAATTAAAAGAAGTAGACGAGGCGTTAAATGATACATTATCTCGCATACCGAACTTGATTCATGATGATGTGCCTCAAGGTGCAGACGATACTGAAAATGTTGAACAAAAAAAATGGGGGACACCACGTACATTTGAATTTGAACCTAAAGCACATTGGGATTTATTAGAATCATTGAAGATGGCTGATTTTGAACGCGCAGCTAAAATTGCACGTGCACGTTTTGTCTTCTTAACAGGTGAAGGCGCGAAATTAGAACGTGCTTTAATGAACTATATGTTAACGAAACATACGACACAACATGGATATAGAGAAATGATTGCACCACAACTCGTAAATCCTAAAGCGATGTACGGCACAGGTCAATTACCGAAATTTGAAGAAGACTTGTTTAAAGTCGAAAAAGAAGGTCTTTATACAATTCCAACTGCAGAAGTACCGCTTACCAACTATTACCGTGATGAAATTATTCAGCCAGGTGTCTTACCTGAGAAATTCACTGGACAAACAGCTTGTTTCAGAAGTGAAGCGGGATCAGCTGGTAGAGACACGCGTGGTCTTATCCGCCTACATCAATTTAATAAAGTTGAAATGGTACGTATCGAAAAGCCTGAGGATTCTTGGAATGCTTTAGAAGAGATGACAGGTCATGCAGAAGCCATTTTAGAAGAATTAGGATTGCCATATCGCCGTGTGATTTTATGTACGGGTGATATTGGTTTTGGTTCAAGTAAAACTTATGACTTAGAAGTATGGTTACCAAGTTATAATGACTATAAAGAAATTAGTTCTTGCTCAAACTGTGTTGACTTCCAAGCACGTCGCGCAAATATTCGTTTTAAACGTGATAAAGATGCTAAACCAGAATATGCACATACTTTAAATGGATCAGGTTTAGCGGTAGGACGTACGTTTGCAGCAATCATTGAAAATTATCAAAATGAAGATGGTTCAATCACTGTACCAGAAGCACTCGTACCATTTATGGGTGGACAAACAGTTATTGAAGCATTGTAA
- a CDS encoding GvpL/GvpF family gas vesicle protein, with product MAEEKEMGVYIFCGIQTEDDSNFGTVEVEGEERDTYLVRYKDAAFVAATVPMKIYSPNQENLMMHQSLVAKVMEENESVIPVSFGNVFKSKEDVKILLEKLYPQFEKLFPEIKGKFELGLKVIGKQEYLESTVKSNANIQSMSKNVQGKSKDAGYFDRMKLGEATQKIIESLRKEIETDIYKPLEKLSTAGRVNDPQGEKVLLNAAFLVDRNQDEKFDAKVNELHEKYKDKVDFKYTGPWPAYNFVNIRLNIEGS from the coding sequence ATGGCAGAAGAAAAAGAAATGGGCGTTTACATCTTTTGTGGTATCCAAACCGAAGATGACAGTAATTTTGGCACAGTTGAAGTTGAAGGCGAAGAAAGAGACACGTATCTTGTTCGCTATAAAGATGCGGCATTTGTTGCAGCAACAGTGCCAATGAAGATTTACTCACCAAATCAAGAAAACTTAATGATGCATCAATCATTAGTTGCAAAAGTGATGGAAGAAAATGAATCCGTAATTCCTGTAAGTTTTGGTAATGTTTTTAAATCAAAAGAAGATGTCAAAATCTTGCTTGAAAAACTTTATCCTCAATTTGAGAAATTATTTCCTGAAATTAAGGGTAAATTTGAACTAGGACTTAAAGTCATCGGTAAACAAGAATATTTAGAGTCAACCGTTAAAAGTAATGCAAACATCCAATCAATGAGTAAAAATGTTCAGGGTAAATCTAAAGATGCTGGCTATTTTGATCGCATGAAACTTGGTGAGGCAACTCAAAAAATTATTGAGAGTCTCAGAAAAGAAATCGAGACGGATATTTATAAACCACTTGAAAAATTAAGTACTGCTGGACGCGTCAATGATCCACAAGGTGAAAAAGTGTTACTAAATGCTGCCTTTTTAGTCGATCGCAATCAAGATGAAAAGTTCGATGCGAAAGTAAATGAACTTCATGAAAAATATAAAGATAAAGTGGACTTTAAATATACAGGTCCATGGCCAGCATATAACTTTGTGAATATCCGTTTAAATATTGAGGGATCTTAA
- a CDS encoding NAD(P)H-hydrate dehydratase, translating into MQTLSNVKIPKRKQETHKGDYGRILLIGGNANLGGAIILAARACVYSGAGLITVATHPTNHAALHSRCPEAMVVDINDTKKLTKMIECSDCILIGPGLGLDFKGNNAMTFLLQNILPHQKLIVDGDAITIVSKLRPEIPSCHVIYTPHQMEWERLSGIPIEDQTYERNREAVNRLGATVVLKKHGTEIFFKEDEYKLQIGNPAMATGGMGDTLAGMITGFIGQFDNPIDAITSATYTHSYIGEKLSETMYVVPPSKLIDEIPFAMKALEK; encoded by the coding sequence GTGCAAACATTATCTAACGTTAAAATCCCCAAGCGAAAGCAAGAAACACATAAAGGGGATTATGGACGTATTTTGTTAATTGGTGGAAATGCCAATTTGGGAGGCGCCATTATTTTGGCAGCACGTGCGTGTGTCTATAGTGGTGCTGGTCTTATTACGGTTGCGACACATCCAACCAATCATGCGGCGTTACATTCCCGTTGTCCAGAAGCAATGGTTGTCGATATCAATGATACGAAAAAATTAACAAAAATGATTGAGTGTTCGGATTGTATCCTTATTGGTCCAGGGTTAGGACTTGATTTTAAAGGTAACAACGCTATGACATTTCTACTTCAAAATATATTGCCGCATCAAAAATTAATTGTTGATGGCGATGCAATTACAATTGTGAGTAAATTACGTCCTGAGATACCATCATGTCACGTGATCTATACACCGCATCAAATGGAATGGGAACGTTTAAGTGGTATTCCTATTGAAGATCAAACGTATGAACGTAATCGTGAAGCAGTGAATCGTCTCGGTGCGACAGTCGTATTAAAAAAACACGGTACTGAAATTTTCTTTAAAGAAGATGAATATAAACTACAAATTGGCAATCCTGCGATGGCAACTGGTGGCATGGGTGATACACTTGCAGGTATGATTACAGGATTTATTGGTCAATTTGATAATCCGATTGATGCGATTACTAGTGCAACGTATACGCATAGTTACATCGGTGAAAAATTATCTGAAACAATGTATGTCGTACCACCATCGAAATTAATAGATGAAATTCCTTTTGCGATGAAAGCATTAGAAAAATAA